CGTCTCTTGGCCTTCGATCCGGCCGCGCGTCCCGCATCCGCGCGGATGCTCCTGTGCTAATGAGGCGGCATGTCCGCCGGTAGCACGCTGAGGCCCGACACGCTTTGCATCCACGCCGGGCAGGAGCCCGATCCGAACCACGGCGCGGTGATGACGCCGATCGTCCTCGCGAGCACGTTCGCGCAGGACGGGCCCGCCGTGTTCCGCGGACCGTACGACTACTCGCGCGCGGGTAACCCGACCCGCACCGCGCTCGAGGGCTGCCTCGCCGGCCTCGAAGGCGCGAAGCACGGGCTCGCGTTCGGGAGCGGGTGCGCCGCGACGACCGCGCTCCTGATGACGCTGAAGACCGGCGACCACGTGCTGTGCAGCGACGACGTCTACGGCGGCACGTTCCGCATCTTCGACAAGGTCATGAAGCAGTGGGGCCTCGACGCGTCGTTCATCGACATGAGCGATCCGGCGAAGGTCCGCGAGGCGGTGCGCCCCAACACGAAGATGATCTGGCTCGAGACGCCCTCGAACCCGATGCTGAAGATCATCGACATCGCCGCCGTCGCCGACGTCGCGAAGAAGGCGGGCGCCGTGCTCGTCGTCGACAACACGTTCGCGACGCCGATGCTGCAGCGCCCGCTCGACCTCGGCGCGGCGGTAGCGGTCCACTCCACCACGAAGTACCTGAACGGCCACTCCGACGTCGTCGGCGGCGCCGTCCTCACGAGCGACGACGCGCTCGCGGACAAGGTCCGCTTCCTCCAAAAGTCGACCGGCGGCGTCCCCTCCCCGTTCGATTGCTACATGGTCCTCCGCGGGCTGAAGACGCTCGGCGTGCGCATGCGCCAGCACGTCCAGAGCGCGCAGACGCTGGTGGAGCACCTCGGCAAGCAGAAGCTCGTCGCGAAGGTGTTCTACCCCGGCCTGAAGGAGCACGGCGGCCACGCCGTCGCGGCGAAGCAGATGAAGGGCCCCGGCGGGATGATCACGTTCGACCTCCGCGTCGGGAGCAAAGGCACCGCCCCCTCGGCCGCGTTCCTGAAGGCGCTCCAGGTCTTCACGTGCGCCGAGAGCCTCGGTGGGGTCGAGTCCCTCGCCGAGCTCCCCGCCATCATGACCCACGCGAGCCTGACGCCGGAGGCCCGGAAAGACCTGGGAATCGGGGACGGGCTCATCCGGCTGAGCGTCGGCCTCGAGGACGTGGAGGACCTGAAGGAGGACCTCGACCGGGGATTCCGCGCCATGGAAGCGGCCCTCTGAGACGGCTTCGTGCTAACGTTCGATCCTCTCTTACTTCCGGAGTCTCCGATGTTCCGTGCCACCCACGCGATTGTCAGCTTCCTCTGTTGCTCCGCCATCGTCATCCTCGGCGCCGGGTGTGGCGAAGACGAGAAGGCGACGCCGCAGGTCGTGTTCTCGGGCGACGTTCAGCAGGCCACCGGCAAGGACTGTCGCGACAGCGGGCCGCTCTTCGAGGTCGGCGAGTTCGGAAACCCGGGCGCGAACCTGCCCTCGAAGCCGGTCAAGGACGGCGAGGCCGCGGGGCAGGGCACCGTCAGCATCGCGTGCTCCGTCGTCCCGTCCGGCACCGACGAGTTCGCGGTCGACGCCACGGTGAACCTCTCCGGCGCGACGGGCGGCCTCTTCAAGCTCGAAGGCAAGTTCAAGACGACGGGCGAGCAGACGGACCTCCGCGTCATCGCGAGCGCCAAGCGCTCCGCCAACGGCTACGACCAGCGCGATCGCGGCTGCATCGCGCGCTACACGGACGGCATGGGCGTCGCGGCGGGGCGCGTCTGGGCGGAGATCGACTGCCCGAACGCGATCAACACGTCGGACGACAACCGCGCGTGCCGCGTCACCGCGCAGTTCCGCTTCGAGAACTGCGCGCAGTAACGACGTAGAGGACGATCACCGTCGCGAGCACGAGCGCGAGATCCGGCGCGGCGTGCCCGCGCGCGGCCGCACATTCGAAGCACCCTCCCGGCGGCTCCGGCTCCTCGAGCGGGGTCGCGCCCGCGGCCTGGAACGCGCGATCGATCACGCCGCGGAAGGGCGGGAGCTTCGTCGCGATGTTGTCGACGTCGAGGCAGTGATCGCCCGGGCGATCGGGGACCGGATCGCCGGTGACGCCGCGCGACACGATCCCGACGATCGCGCCGGAGTCCTGCGCGAGGAGCGGACCGCCGCTGTCGCCCTCGCAGATCGACTCCGGGAACGCGAGCTCGCTCCGGCCGAGGACCGGGTGCGCGTCGTCGGGTCCGACCTTCTTCACCGGCACGTCGCGCCGCTCTTGCCGCGCGGGCTCGTACTCGGCGGACGCCTTGCCGTACCCGATCGCGACGACGAGCTCGCCGGCGCGCGCGTCGCGATCGAGGCGGAGCGGCGCGAGCGGGACGTCCGCGATCGGCGCGTCGAGGAGGACGAGCGCGAGGTCGTGATCGCAGAGCGTGCGCGCGCCGTCGTGGAACAGCGCCGCGCCCCGCGCCGCCGGCGTCCAGCGCGCCGGATCGATGTCGCGCGGCGCCTGGCGCGTGAAGGGCGGGCGCTCGCGGCCAGCGTAGACGTGGATGTCGGGCGCGGCGAAGTCGGCGCCGATCGCGCCGCCCCCGAGCTGCGTGCCGTCGCTCGTGCACGCGATCGCGCCGCCGCCGCCGGCCGAGACGCAGTGACGCGCGGTGAGCACGAGCCGCGGCGCGACGAGCGTGCCGGTGCACGGGGTCGCGCGATCGGCGGCGGCGTCGTAGTGGAAGAGGAAGACGACGGCGTCCTGCGACGCGTCCGACGGAGCTCCGCCGACGATCGCCGGACGGAGCGTCAATTCGGCTGCCGCCCCGGCCCGCCGTCCATGCTCATCAGGAGGCCCTCGACCTCCATCCGCGTCTCGAGCTCCGGCTTCGATCGGAGGAACGCCTCGAGGTGGCGACGCGCGGAGACGTCGTCGCCGCGCGCGAGGTACGCGAGGCCGAGCGCGTAGAGCACCTCGCCGTCGGTCGGCGCTTGCTCGAGCGCGACGAGGCCCTCCGCGACCGCCCCGCGCGACTCGCCGAGCTTCCGCAGCACGTGCGTGAGCGCGACGCGCGCGCCGAGGTGCTGCGGCGCGAGCTTGAGCGCCGCTTGGTACGCGTCGCGCGCCGGCGGCATCTCGCCGATCTCGTAGAAGGTCTGGCCGAGGTAGAAATACGCGTAGTGGTTCTCCGGATCCTTCGCGAGGACGGCGCGGAGCTCCTCGAGCGCCTCCTTGTAACGCTCCTCGTGGAGGAGCTCGGTGGCTTCTTCGACTGCGGCCCACTTCGCGGCGTCGCGCTCCATGACGTAGGCGACTAGTGTAGCGCGAGATGGCGGCCGGCCGCGGGCAGACCACACGAATCGAGCCGTGGGGCGTCGTCCTCGCGCTCGCGCTCGGCGCCGCCTTCTGGGTGCCCGCGCTCCCCGCCGGTCGCGGCTGGTTCCCTGCCCCGCTCGACGACGTGTACATCCACTTCGACTACGCGCGCTCGCTCGGGCAGGGGCATCCGTTCGAGTGGATCGCGGGACAAGGGTACTCGTCGGGCGAGACGTCGCCGCTCTACGCGCTCGCGCTCGCGCTCGGATGGCTGGCCGGCTTCCGCGGGCGCGCGCTCGGGGTGTGGGCGGCGATCGTCGCGGTGGCGTCGGTCGCCTCGCTCCTCGGATCGGTGCGGCGGCTCGTGCGTCCGTGCCCGCCGTGGCTCGCCTGGCTCCTCGCGCTCGTGCCGCTCTCGATCGGCGTCGTCGACTGGGCGCTCTTCAGCGGGATGGAGGTCGCGCTCTTCGCGGCGGCGATCGGCCGCGCGCTCGAGGCGCTCGCCGCGACGCGCGCGAGCACGCGCGGCGGACCGACGCGCGAACGGCGGCAATGGACGCTCGGGCTCTGGGGCGCGGCGCTCGTGCTGCTCCGTCCGGAGGCGGTCGTCCTTGTCGCGGTCTTCGCCGTGATCGCCGCGCGAGGGGCGGGCGCGCGGAGCGGTCTCGTCGCGCTCGCGCGCGCGGCCGCGCCGGGGGCGATCGCGATCGGCGGCGTGCTCGCCGCGAACCGGCTCGCGACCGGCGACGCGCGCTCGGCCGGCGCGGCGTTGAAGCTGCTCTCGTCGAACCCGTTCCTCTCCGACGAGGAGCGCGCGCGCGCCTTCGTCGAGAACCTGATCACGTTCTGGGTCAAGGTCGTGCGCGGCGAGCTCGCGGTCACGCCGAAGCTCCTCTTCGTGCTGCCGCTCCTCGCCGTGCTCGCGCTCGTCCGTCGCGAGCGGCGCGCGCTCGCGGCGGCGTGCGTGACGTCGGCGATCGCGTGGACGGCGCTCGTGACCTGGAACGGCAACGCGCCGTACCACAACTTCCGCTACTACGCGCCGGCGCTGCTCCTCGTGGGGATCGCCGCGTCGTTCGCGATCGCGAGCGTGCGAAGGCGCGCCCTCGCCGCCGCGATCGCGCTCGCCGCGATCGGCGTCGCGGCGCCGAAGGTGCCGGGGCAGGTGAAGCACTTCCGCTCCGCGAGCGCGAACATCCGCGATCAACACGTCGAGGTCGGGGCGCGCGTCGCGGCGTTCCCCGCCGGCGCGCGCGTGCTCCTCGGCGACGCTGGCGCGATCCCGTACGTGTCGGAGCGCGGGGCGATCGACGCGCTCGGGCTCGGCGGCTACCGCGGCGTGCCGTTCGTGCGCGCGGCGGTCCACGGCGAGGCGGCGGTGATCGAGCTGATCGAGCGGCTCGATCCCTCCGCGCGCCCCACCCACCTCGCGCTCTACCCGAACTGGTTCTCGAACCTCACCTCGCGGTTCGGGGTGGAGATCGATCGCGTCACGATCGACGACAACGTCATCTGCGGGGGCACGACGAAGGGCATCTACCGCGCGGACTGGAGCGCGCTCGACGTGCCGGGGCCGCGCGCGGCGGACGTCGTCGACGAGCTCGACGTGGCCGACGTCGTCGACGAGGCCGCGCACGACTACACGCCGCCGCTCCCGCACGGAGGATGGACGACGCTCGACGTCCGCGCGGGCCGCTTCGACGGCGGGCGCACGATCCCGAACGGCGCGCGCGAGTCGTTCGTCGTTCGGGCGAGCGAACCCGGTGCGCTCCTGCTCCGCGTGCGGATCGACGCCGCCGCGCGCGGCATCACGCTGCGGTCGGCGCGCGCGACGAAGGAGCTCGAGCTCGAGCCGCCGGCGGACGGCGCGTGGCGCAGCGCGACCGCGACGCTCGACGGCGTGACCGCGGGCGAGCGCATCACGCTCGAGGCGCACGACGGCGAGTACCGCGACTACCATGTCTGGCTCGAACGGCCCCGCGCCGCATCGCCGGCGACGATCGAGCGCGATAAGCTCGCGCGATGAGTCGATCGAGCGTCCTGTTCGTGAGCGTCGCGGCGATCGCGTGCTCGGCGGGCGGCGTGACGGGCAAGGCGGACGCGCAGGCGATCCTCGACGCGCGGCTCGACCAGGGGCCGGACAACACGTGCGCGCTGCCCGGCTCGCTCCGCAACGTCGGGAGCTTCGGCGTGGACGGCGACGCGCCGGCGCCGGTCACCGACGGAACGGGGGGCACGGGCGTCGTCTGCACGGTGCGCGACAACGGCGACGCGACGTTCACGATCCACGGCGAGACGTACGTGAACGGCGAGCGCTGGTTCCTCGTCGACGGCAGGTTCCCCGCGGCGTACGACAAGCAGGCGAACCCGGACGGGGTCGCGCTCCCGGACCTCCGCGTCGCGCTCTTCGGCGCCGGTCCGCCCGGCGCCGCGACGTACGCGCAGAACGGCGGCTGCCGGCTCGCGTACCTCAGCGACCTCGAGGGCGCCGCCGGCGGCCGCGCGTGGGCGACGGTGACGTGCCCGCTCGCGCTGCGCGGCGAGCTCGACGCAGGCGATCCCGCGCAGACATGCACCCTCTCGGCGCGCTTCCGCTTCGAGAACTGCGGCTCCTGACGGTCACGCGTCGTCGCACGCTTCGGCGGCGCGCGCTTCGGCGTCGCGCGGTTCGGCGTCGCGTGATTCGGGGCCGCGTCCGAACATGAAGGCGTCGCGGATCGCTTGCGGGATGCGGGCGGGACGTGCGGTCGCGAGGTCGACGTAGCCCCACGTCGTCTTGGCGCGAAGGACGGTCGTGCCGTGCTCGTCGACGATCTCGGTCGCGCGGACGCACTTCGCCGCCATCGCGCTGTCGATCCAGGTGCGCACCTCGAGACGCGCGCCGCGAACGACGGGACGCAGGTAGTCGATCTCCTGGCGCCGCACGACGAACACGCCGCCGATGCGCCGGTACGCCTCGAAGTCGAGGCCCACCGCGGCGGAGTGCGCGACGGCGACGTCTTGCAGCCAGCGCACGTAGGCCACGTTGTTCGCGTGCTCGAGCTCGTCGATGTCGCCGTCGGCGACGGTCACCGCGATCGTGTGGGTGGGCGTAAGCGGCATCGAGACGCACCCTATAGTTGCACCGTCCGCACGGATCATGCTTCTTCTTGAGGGACTGCCGCATGATGACACCCGCCACCCTGCGCCAGCACGTGACGGAGACCATCTCGACGTTCCGCGAAGTGGTCCTCATGCCGCGCGACATCGCGCCGTCGGTGCCGGCGGGTCTCAAGCACGAGGACGACGTCATCGTGATGGTGCACGGCTTCTTCGCGAGCGCGGGCGTGTGGCGTCCGATGAAGCGCGCGCTCGCGTACGGCACCGGCGCGCAGGTCGCGAGCTTCTCGCACGCGCCCGGCGTCGGCGTCGACCGCATCGCGCGGAGCCTCGCGCGCCTCGTCGAGCGCGTGCCGGCGGGGTGCCGCGTGCATCTCATCGGGCACAGCCTCGGCGGCCTCGTCGCGCGCCACTACGTGCAGGAGCTCGGCGGCCACACGCGCGTCGCGCAGACGATCTCGCTCGGCTCGCCGTTCGGCGGCACCACGCGGGCCCATCCCTTCCCCTTCCTCGTCGGCCGCGATCTCTCGCATCGCTCGCCGCTGCTCGCGCGCCTCCGCGAGCGCGCGCACGTGCACGACGTCCCGCACACGTCCTTCGTCGGCGACGGCGACATCATGGTCGTCCCCGCCGAGAGCGCGGTCTTCCCGCGCGGCGACGTCGTCGTGCTCCCCAAGTGCGGGCACAACACGCTCCTCTTCCATCGCGAGTCGATCGCGCAGGTCGTCGACCGCGTGCGCGCGGTGCAAGAGCAGGCCCGCCGCCTCCGCGAAGGCTGACGCTCGAG
The DNA window shown above is from Labilithrix sp. and carries:
- a CDS encoding acyl-CoA thioesterase, producing the protein MPLTPTHTIAVTVADGDIDELEHANNVAYVRWLQDVAVAHSAAVGLDFEAYRRIGGVFVVRRQEIDYLRPVVRGARLEVRTWIDSAMAAKCVRATEIVDEHGTTVLRAKTTWGYVDLATARPARIPQAIRDAFMFGRGPESRDAEPRDAEARAAEACDDA
- a CDS encoding tetratricopeptide repeat protein: MERDAAKWAAVEEATELLHEERYKEALEELRAVLAKDPENHYAYFYLGQTFYEIGEMPPARDAYQAALKLAPQHLGARVALTHVLRKLGESRGAVAEGLVALEQAPTDGEVLYALGLAYLARGDDVSARRHLEAFLRSKPELETRMEVEGLLMSMDGGPGRQPN
- a CDS encoding trypsin-like serine protease, translated to MTLRPAIVGGAPSDASQDAVVFLFHYDAAADRATPCTGTLVAPRLVLTARHCVSAGGGGAIACTSDGTQLGGGAIGADFAAPDIHVYAGRERPPFTRQAPRDIDPARWTPAARGAALFHDGARTLCDHDLALVLLDAPIADVPLAPLRLDRDARAGELVVAIGYGKASAEYEPARQERRDVPVKKVGPDDAHPVLGRSELAFPESICEGDSGGPLLAQDSGAIVGIVSRGVTGDPVPDRPGDHCLDVDNIATKLPPFRGVIDRAFQAAGATPLEEPEPPGGCFECAAARGHAAPDLALVLATVIVLYVVTARSSRSGTAR
- a CDS encoding alpha/beta fold hydrolase — translated: MMTPATLRQHVTETISTFREVVLMPRDIAPSVPAGLKHEDDVIVMVHGFFASAGVWRPMKRALAYGTGAQVASFSHAPGVGVDRIARSLARLVERVPAGCRVHLIGHSLGGLVARHYVQELGGHTRVAQTISLGSPFGGTTRAHPFPFLVGRDLSHRSPLLARLRERAHVHDVPHTSFVGDGDIMVVPAESAVFPRGDVVVLPKCGHNTLLFHRESIAQVVDRVRAVQEQARRLREG
- a CDS encoding PLP-dependent transferase codes for the protein MSAGSTLRPDTLCIHAGQEPDPNHGAVMTPIVLASTFAQDGPAVFRGPYDYSRAGNPTRTALEGCLAGLEGAKHGLAFGSGCAATTALLMTLKTGDHVLCSDDVYGGTFRIFDKVMKQWGLDASFIDMSDPAKVREAVRPNTKMIWLETPSNPMLKIIDIAAVADVAKKAGAVLVVDNTFATPMLQRPLDLGAAVAVHSTTKYLNGHSDVVGGAVLTSDDALADKVRFLQKSTGGVPSPFDCYMVLRGLKTLGVRMRQHVQSAQTLVEHLGKQKLVAKVFYPGLKEHGGHAVAAKQMKGPGGMITFDLRVGSKGTAPSAAFLKALQVFTCAESLGGVESLAELPAIMTHASLTPEARKDLGIGDGLIRLSVGLEDVEDLKEDLDRGFRAMEAAL